A portion of the Bacteroidales bacterium genome contains these proteins:
- a CDS encoding DUF3795 domain-containing protein: MKEIVTDTKQIAYCGLYCGSCNRYLKGSCPGCAGNEKATWCKIRSCNMEHGYASCADCKEFSNPMDCKKFNNFVSKIFAFVFKSDRAACINMIKSNGYESFANYMAENKLQSVKRK; the protein is encoded by the coding sequence ATGAAAGAAATTGTAACCGACACAAAACAAATTGCTTACTGCGGACTTTACTGTGGTTCTTGTAATAGATACCTTAAAGGCTCATGCCCCGGATGCGCTGGCAACGAAAAAGCAACATGGTGTAAAATTCGTTCCTGCAATATGGAACATGGTTATGCCAGCTGCGCCGATTGCAAAGAATTCTCCAACCCGATGGACTGCAAAAAATTCAACAACTTTGTATCCAAAATCTTTGCATTTGTCTTTAAATCCGACAGAGCCGCCTGTATCAACATGATTAAAAGCAATGGATACGAGAGTTTTGCAAACTATATGGCCGAAAATAAACTTCAAAGTGTTAAGAGGAAATAG
- a CDS encoding molybdenum cofactor synthesis protein → MLEEQKITILSVNISEKKGTIKTPIDKIALNELGVLGDAHAGEWHRQVSLLGLESIDRFRSTTKREINFGDFAENITTQGIELVNTKPGDLFIGNGVELEVTQIGKSCHGDGCAIYREVGNCVMPKEGIFCRVLKNGTLKAGDELTFYPKIYKVQVLTLSDRGSRGVYEDKSGPEVINLVKEFFDSISWQHTIDYGVIPDDENMLRVHLEKAKDLNYDLLITTGGTGIGPRDITPDIVKQVMDKEIPGIMEMIRVKYGAEKPNALLSRGVAGLMGNTFVYTLPGSVKAVKEYMTEIIKTQKHLFLMRMGIDSH, encoded by the coding sequence ATGCTAGAAGAACAAAAAATTACCATCCTTTCAGTAAATATATCAGAAAAGAAAGGCACCATAAAAACCCCAATAGATAAAATAGCATTAAACGAACTTGGCGTTTTAGGCGATGCTCACGCTGGTGAATGGCATCGTCAGGTAAGCCTATTGGGGTTGGAAAGTATTGATCGGTTTAGATCAACAACTAAACGTGAAATAAATTTTGGCGATTTTGCAGAAAATATTACCACCCAGGGTATAGAACTGGTTAACACAAAACCAGGCGACCTATTTATTGGAAACGGTGTTGAACTTGAAGTTACCCAAATAGGTAAATCGTGCCATGGCGATGGTTGTGCAATATACCGCGAAGTTGGCAACTGCGTTATGCCCAAAGAGGGTATATTTTGCAGGGTTTTAAAAAACGGAACACTGAAAGCGGGCGATGAGTTAACCTTTTACCCGAAAATCTACAAAGTACAGGTTTTAACCCTTAGCGATAGGGGAAGTCGTGGTGTGTATGAGGATAAAAGCGGACCAGAAGTGATTAATCTAGTTAAAGAGTTTTTCGATAGCATTAGCTGGCAGCATACCATTGACTATGGGGTAATTCCAGATGATGAGAATATGCTACGAGTTCACCTCGAAAAAGCAAAAGATTTAAACTACGATTTGCTTATAACAACAGGTGGCACAGGAATTGGCCCAAGGGATATTACCCCAGATATAGTAAAGCAGGTAATGGATAAAGAAATTCCGGGTATCATGGAGATGATAAGAGTAAAATATGGTGCCGAAAAACCAAATGCATTGCTAAGCCGTGGTGTTGCTGGGTTAATGGGAAACACATTTGTTTACACCCTACCGGGAAGTGTAAAAGCGGTAAAAGAGTATATGACCGAGATTATAAAAACCCAAAAGCACCTATTTTTAATGAGAATGGGGATTGATAGTCATTAA
- a CDS encoding IS630 family transposase, with protein MEEPLDTVFLFEDEFSLSNTATLSYTWGVKGQQPVIECKQRQRERQTTFGSLNIASGQITISFADKGNYLTFRKHLKKLLRAYRATGKIVLIVDNVRYHHAKLLGAFIERNPKIEIMYLPPYSPNLNPIERVWWYMRKSITHNRYLMTLKERKARFWQMFSHFTVPNEKILTVCNVNY; from the coding sequence CTGGAAGAACCCCTTGATACGGTTTTCCTGTTCGAGGACGAGTTCAGCCTGAGCAATACTGCAACCCTTTCCTATACGTGGGGCGTGAAGGGGCAACAGCCCGTGATTGAATGCAAGCAGAGGCAAAGAGAACGGCAGACCACCTTCGGTAGCCTGAATATTGCCTCGGGCCAGATCACGATAAGCTTTGCTGACAAGGGCAATTACCTGACCTTTAGAAAGCACCTCAAGAAACTTCTCAGGGCATACCGAGCGACAGGCAAAATCGTGCTAATTGTTGATAACGTTCGGTACCACCATGCCAAGCTGCTGGGGGCATTCATTGAGAGGAATCCAAAAATTGAAATCATGTACCTGCCTCCTTATTCGCCCAACCTTAATCCCATCGAACGGGTTTGGTGGTACATGCGGAAGAGCATCACGCACAATAGGTATTTAATGACCTTAAAGGAAAGAAAAGCAAGGTTCTGGCAAATGTTCTCGCACTTTACAGTTCCTAATGAAAAAATCTTGACGGTTTGTAATGTTAATTATTAG
- a CDS encoding RHS repeat-associated core domain-containing protein, protein MRPNKEWLFTKYDVFNRPVMTGVYTHSSAATQAQMQGFVDALYNPTPPATARAYFVTRNNIGETGYTDESFPITADGITEYLSVTYYDNYGFPGVLPFYDANGMNISGYSDGEGADTRYFEELKGQVTGSRTKVLNSSIWLTTTNYYDDKYRAIQSRGDLYDGSNSGKETTSTLYDFLGKVKQAKLRQELNGASTTVAKYLTYDHAGRLLKVEQEIDGANRTTLSDLTYNELGQLQQKKLGGNIQSVDYKYNIRGWLTRINDPDNLGVDLFGMMLNYNTAEAQFTSQPQYNGNISSAVWNTTGKVKSAYGYTYDALNRLIESDYKTTISGTLAESGAYEERNLAYDLNGNINRLVRTNVSGTVSDDFTYTYNGNQLSSINSGTAYVYDHNGNMTSDGLKGFNITYNQLNLPSQVSKSSENVSYIYNAAGTKLAKLQNGTLKQLYAGSLVYNESKVLDYILHDEGMVVKQSGGFEYQYFIKDHLGNTRVVFNGSGSTLQIADYYPFGSRFVPFSPESSNKYLYNGKELQDDVIGGAQLGWLDYGARFYDPQIGRWMVIDPKADKYFQISPLAYVANNPLKFIDPDGKEIRIVIKNDGNVLETVKYSKGKLYTNDGKEYTGKNSFALKIQNTLNNLNKVDDKKVKNVLSTLENSELKHYIQFNPFGQDNAHPKTDDRSAVNKGERCGSRIDVTLGKEETEKDVPSTNETILGHELQHSYDYDQGNMAGEMDIESSNTDPKEIRAVNFENRIRSFFHLKRRTTYGGEPIDKSKLEEQKK, encoded by the coding sequence ATGCGCCCAAACAAAGAGTGGCTCTTCACCAAGTACGATGTATTCAACCGCCCAGTAATGACGGGTGTTTACACCCACAGTTCGGCTGCAACGCAGGCGCAGATGCAGGGATTCGTGGATGCCCTTTACAACCCGACTCCACCCGCTACCGCCAGAGCGTACTTCGTAACCCGCAACAACATAGGGGAAACAGGGTATACCGATGAGTCTTTCCCTATTACGGCCGATGGGATCACCGAGTACCTCTCTGTCACATACTACGACAACTACGGATTTCCCGGTGTACTGCCGTTCTACGATGCCAATGGCATGAACATCTCTGGCTATAGCGATGGCGAAGGGGCTGATACTCGGTACTTCGAGGAGCTCAAGGGGCAGGTAACTGGAAGCCGAACCAAAGTTTTAAACTCCAGTATCTGGCTCACCACGACCAACTACTACGATGATAAATACCGGGCAATCCAGTCACGGGGCGATCTGTACGATGGATCGAACAGTGGGAAGGAGACCACCTCCACCCTCTACGATTTCTTGGGGAAGGTTAAGCAAGCCAAACTAAGGCAGGAACTCAACGGGGCCTCCACCACGGTGGCGAAGTACCTCACCTATGACCATGCTGGCAGATTGCTTAAAGTAGAGCAGGAGATCGACGGGGCGAATCGCACCACGCTCTCCGATCTAACCTACAACGAGCTGGGGCAGCTACAACAAAAGAAACTGGGTGGAAACATACAATCTGTCGACTATAAATACAATATTAGGGGATGGCTAACAAGAATAAATGATCCCGATAATCTAGGAGTTGACCTGTTTGGCATGATGTTGAACTACAACACCGCCGAGGCGCAATTCACCTCACAGCCTCAGTACAACGGCAATATCTCATCCGCTGTTTGGAATACAACTGGTAAGGTTAAGAGTGCCTACGGTTACACCTATGATGCGCTAAACCGCCTCATAGAATCCGACTATAAGACCACCATCAGCGGAACACTCGCAGAGAGCGGTGCATACGAGGAGCGCAACCTAGCGTACGACCTGAACGGCAATATTAACCGCCTAGTGCGAACCAACGTTAGCGGTACTGTGTCCGATGATTTCACATATACCTACAACGGCAACCAGCTAAGTTCTATCAACAGCGGCACAGCCTACGTTTACGACCACAACGGCAATATGACCTCCGATGGGTTAAAAGGTTTCAACATTACCTACAACCAGCTAAACTTACCCTCACAGGTAAGCAAAAGTTCCGAAAATGTTTCATACATTTACAATGCGGCGGGTACTAAATTAGCCAAACTCCAAAATGGAACGCTAAAGCAGCTGTACGCAGGTTCTTTGGTTTATAATGAGAGCAAGGTGTTAGACTACATCCTGCACGATGAGGGAATGGTTGTAAAGCAAAGCGGAGGGTTCGAATACCAATATTTTATTAAGGATCACCTTGGTAATACACGGGTTGTATTCAACGGGAGTGGTAGCACATTACAGATAGCCGATTACTACCCATTTGGTAGCAGGTTTGTACCGTTTAGCCCCGAAAGCAGCAATAAGTACCTCTACAACGGTAAGGAGTTGCAAGATGATGTGATTGGTGGAGCTCAACTGGGTTGGTTGGATTACGGGGCACGGTTCTATGACCCGCAGATAGGACGATGGATGGTGATAGATCCGAAAGCTGATAAATATTTTCAAATATCTCCATTAGCTTATGTTGCAAATAATCCGTTGAAATTCATAGACCCTGATGGTAAAGAAATTCGCATAGTAATAAAAAATGATGGAAATGTATTAGAAACTGTTAAATATTCCAAGGGGAAATTATATACAAATGATGGAAAGGAATATACTGGAAAAAACTCATTCGCTTTAAAGATTCAAAACACTCTAAATAATCTTAATAAGGTTGATGATAAGAAAGTAAAAAACGTTCTTTCTACGTTAGAAAACAGTGAATTGAAACATTATATTCAATTTAATCCTTTTGGTCAGGATAACGCACATCCAAAGACTGATGATAGAAGTGCTGTTAACAAAGGCGAACGTTGCGGTTCTCGTATAGATGTAACTCTTGGTAAAGAAGAAACGGAAAAAGATGTTCCTAGTACTAATGAAACAATATTAGGACATGAACTTCAACATTCTTATGATTACGATCAAGGAAATATGGCTGGTGAAATGGATATTGAATCGTCGAATACAGATCCTAAAGAAATTAGAGCAGTTAATTTTGAAAATAGAATAAGATCTTTCTTTCATTTAAAAAGAAGAACTACTTATGGTGGCGAACCTATTGATAAATCTAAATTAGAGGAACAAAAAAAATGA
- a CDS encoding IS630 family transposase: MQKLSIPNITVEELENILNSNPDYVVGSRIMALIQIKKGLSSRKLEGLYYKSHSRFCVWVKNFNKDGVEGLRDKPRSGRKPKLDLAQQEALKCVLTNNRPDEFGFNSATWSGPLIGEYIKKTFGVEYKRAQVYNILKALGFSFQKARGRYPEADPIQQAAFVESLKKTAGRTP, translated from the coding sequence ATGCAAAAATTATCCATTCCAAACATTACCGTTGAAGAGCTCGAAAACATCCTGAACAGCAACCCCGATTATGTTGTAGGGTCAAGGATTATGGCCTTAATTCAAATAAAAAAAGGGTTATCTTCTAGGAAACTTGAGGGGCTTTACTACAAATCCCATTCGCGATTTTGCGTATGGGTAAAAAACTTCAACAAGGATGGCGTAGAAGGGCTCAGGGATAAGCCCAGAAGCGGGCGAAAACCCAAACTGGATCTCGCCCAGCAGGAAGCGTTGAAGTGCGTATTGACAAATAATAGACCGGATGAGTTTGGCTTCAATTCCGCCACCTGGAGCGGCCCCCTGATCGGTGAGTACATCAAGAAAACCTTTGGGGTAGAATACAAGAGGGCCCAGGTATACAACATACTCAAGGCGCTTGGGTTCTCCTTCCAAAAGGCAAGAGGCAGGTACCCTGAAGCGGATCCCATCCAGCAAGCAGCGTTCGTCGAGTCGTTAAAAAAAACTGCTGGAAGAACCCCTTGA
- a CDS encoding YafY family transcriptional regulator — protein sequence MNRFDRVSAILILLQTKKWVTANEISERFDVSKRTIYRDLQTLQEAGIPIGAEAGKGYFIVEGFHLPPVMFTPDEASSLILAGKLIEKMADQSIGKGYNSALEKIRAILPEKEKIYLEKLDKGIEVFYSSSLISPDLASNILSEIQRALANKQVITIDYHSLHKDETITNRDIEPIVLCFYSMHWHLIAYCRLRSEFRDFRVDRMKRVTLTNEIAPKREIQNARQFFSTLDEKADLREIVLKIDKKTSAHLSNSKYYYGFISETEFEDYNELYLISSDLDYTARWLLSLPEGLEIISPDELKTKFIDLIKSLKNRFL from the coding sequence ATGAATCGTTTCGATAGGGTTTCGGCAATACTTATTCTGCTTCAAACAAAGAAGTGGGTTACTGCCAATGAAATATCGGAGCGGTTTGATGTTAGCAAAAGAACCATTTATAGAGATCTTCAAACACTCCAAGAAGCAGGAATCCCAATAGGTGCCGAAGCAGGAAAAGGATATTTTATAGTTGAAGGTTTTCATCTGCCCCCTGTAATGTTTACCCCCGATGAGGCAAGTTCGCTCATTCTTGCAGGAAAACTTATCGAAAAGATGGCCGATCAATCTATCGGGAAAGGATACAATTCTGCCCTTGAAAAAATTCGTGCAATACTTCCTGAGAAAGAGAAGATCTACTTAGAAAAACTAGATAAAGGAATCGAGGTTTTTTATAGTTCCTCTTTAATTTCACCCGATTTAGCTAGTAATATTCTATCTGAAATTCAACGTGCTCTTGCCAATAAACAGGTTATTACTATCGATTACCATTCGCTTCATAAAGACGAAACCATTACAAATCGTGATATTGAGCCCATAGTCCTGTGCTTTTACAGCATGCACTGGCATCTAATAGCCTATTGTAGGCTACGTAGTGAGTTTCGTGATTTCAGAGTCGATAGAATGAAAAGGGTAACCCTAACCAATGAAATCGCTCCAAAAAGGGAAATCCAAAATGCTCGACAATTCTTCAGCACCCTAGATGAAAAGGCTGATTTAAGAGAGATTGTTCTAAAAATTGATAAGAAAACCTCCGCACATCTTTCAAACTCCAAATACTACTACGGCTTTATATCCGAAACTGAATTTGAGGATTACAATGAGTTGTACCTTATCTCCTCCGATCTGGATTATACCGCACGCTGGCTTCTATCGTTACCCGAAGGTTTAGAAATCATCTCGCCCGATGAGTTAAAAACAAAATTCATCGATCTAATAAAATCTCTCAAAAATCGATTTCTATAA
- the moaC gene encoding cyclic pyranopterin monophosphate synthase MoaC has protein sequence MEFSHIDDKGKANMVDVGNKPNQQRLAKAAGFIRLNNEVVKLIQENQIKKGDVLTLSEIAGIQAAKQTQHLIPLCHTLMLTKVDVKATLTDNGVKIESLVKCVGQTGVEMEALTAVSVALLTVYDMCKAVDKEMEISSIRLIEKTKKDI, from the coding sequence ATGGAATTTTCACATATCGACGATAAGGGTAAGGCCAACATGGTAGACGTTGGTAATAAGCCCAACCAACAACGTCTGGCAAAGGCAGCTGGTTTTATTAGACTTAACAATGAAGTTGTAAAACTTATTCAGGAGAATCAGATAAAAAAGGGCGATGTTCTTACATTGAGCGAGATTGCCGGAATCCAAGCGGCAAAACAAACCCAGCATCTAATTCCACTTTGTCACACCCTAATGCTTACCAAGGTTGATGTTAAAGCAACCCTCACCGATAATGGGGTTAAAATTGAAAGCCTTGTTAAATGCGTTGGTCAAACTGGCGTTGAAATGGAGGCGTTAACAGCCGTTTCTGTTGCTCTTTTAACAGTCTATGATATGTGCAAAGCGGTTGATAAAGAGATGGAGATAAGTAGTATTAGACTTATTGAAAAAACTAAAAAGGATATTTAA
- a CDS encoding transposase produces MSWVRIWIHMVFSTKNGEPCLNSSLIRDQLFQHIRNNAEKKGIWLDCVNGYQEHVHCLISVGKDQTISNVAQLIKGESSYWINQQKLIPYKFAWQDDYWAVGVSESHLDSVRNYINTQYEHHRMKPFAEEIDEFMRKYGWETVKASKK; encoded by the coding sequence ATGAGTTGGGTTAGAATATGGATACACATGGTTTTTTCCACAAAAAATGGAGAGCCCTGCCTAAATTCTTCATTAATCAGAGATCAACTCTTTCAACACATCAGAAATAATGCTGAAAAGAAAGGAATATGGTTGGATTGTGTTAATGGCTATCAAGAACATGTCCATTGCCTAATTTCAGTAGGGAAAGATCAAACAATAAGTAATGTTGCTCAACTGATTAAGGGTGAATCATCGTACTGGATAAATCAGCAAAAACTAATACCTTATAAGTTTGCTTGGCAAGATGATTACTGGGCAGTTGGAGTCAGCGAAAGCCATTTAGATTCGGTCAGAAATTATATCAATACCCAGTATGAGCATCACCGAATGAAACCATTTGCCGAGGAAATAGATGAGTTTATGAGAAAATATGGTTGGGAAACAGTAAAAGCATCTAAGAAATGA
- a CDS encoding RHS repeat protein has translation MSKFKPSLMIFFLSLAFYIDLNAQEKDFVPNFIPPSPTAYELGKYGQIPIGMFTGTPNISIPLYEYKTKNLSVPISLSYSSNGIKVDQIETNVGQSWSLNAGGVITRIVRGKPDEQEQSYFPEQDIATAGVQSPMAIQYFYNIGNSNGELDSETDLFMFNFKSHSGKFVYDHHKKIILIPYQDLKIEPYSELDNLGQERLGFRITTSDGINYYFLDDEQTIYRTSNAGHSTPETQTTAWYLSRIEHPTGDKIEFVYDSQGYEYVSSQSETLDVIFPDGQRGCSGQFYGGYTYATILNHSQIRGKVLKEIKSNNPYSGRLNFESTFQHPDPDLGGYKLINAITVSDKDNNIVEQNSFQYITTSNYRVFLSKITFKDPSKNYQFDYINSEGLPKRLSFSQDHWGYYNGQQNTHLVPHITDHFAFMLRDGANKEVNSTVSMNGILRKVIYPTKGYNLLEYEQNSYYGSKVIPAHGTSIDLEAITPDEFGSSYDQVQTIHVGFNQTLSVNVVVNFNIACDTTLNTGFHTAATLTVKNLQTNEILNFSTRNSSGIYIPREEGNLFSPGGIHNNCFLTNVPVGDYEVKLHPTYQCVFSSAHLSYYDQPETTIQANIETGGIRIKRVTAHDPVQNIDNVTRYYYGPMNNLTQFSADEGQKAYYISNSIERFPCIAAGEHADIEHVILSSSSLTNLFNTGSNNIYYPYVTLSQGGDNFENGGEEHEFILHRDSPGNSRWGEDIKGAPWTNFGWDNGLEKNIKVFKKDASNGLVVLNETNNHYKTDERNYSEVSGFSVRKKFEMVLGANPVYTCTDDDVTSKTIDFYCSTDHVHSWYLGEPMLCIARNANNTFRFIYHPCYGLAPYTVITLPQNLSNLDITEYKNLSYWNYLDSTATKQYDINGENPVTTTTRYFYDNPSHIQLTRTETTGSDGKTITTKTHYPDDDLTSLGFTSTQNQLIKRLGGGENGLHRIAEAVQTEQMVDGNITSTQRTLYKDWVQNGDTLILPEIIQTSTRGSSLENRARYKQYDEHGNPLEVSKENDVVSSYYWGYGYRFPVVKADNISYNILATAIQNSLPASFTSLDALLDVIVSSGASDSRWTLFNRNLRANSSLSGRMITTYTFSPMIGITSQTDPNGITTYYEYDSFGRLYQIKDHEGNILKRYDYNYKQP, from the coding sequence ATGAGTAAATTTAAACCATCCTTAATGATTTTTTTCCTATCTCTTGCTTTCTACATTGACCTTAATGCCCAGGAGAAGGACTTTGTCCCTAATTTCATTCCACCTTCACCTACCGCTTACGAGCTAGGAAAATATGGGCAGATACCTATTGGAATGTTTACAGGAACACCAAATATTAGCATACCTCTCTACGAGTATAAAACAAAAAATTTATCTGTCCCAATCTCTTTGAGTTATAGTTCCAATGGGATAAAGGTAGATCAGATCGAAACTAATGTTGGACAAAGTTGGAGCCTAAATGCTGGTGGGGTAATAACTAGAATTGTTAGAGGAAAGCCCGATGAACAGGAACAATCCTATTTCCCAGAGCAGGATATTGCAACAGCAGGAGTTCAAAGTCCAATGGCAATTCAATATTTTTATAATATTGGTAATAGTAATGGTGAATTGGATTCAGAAACTGATCTTTTCATGTTCAACTTTAAGAGTCACTCCGGTAAATTCGTTTACGATCATCATAAAAAAATTATACTAATACCTTATCAGGATCTAAAAATTGAACCATATTCTGAATTAGATAATCTAGGGCAAGAACGATTAGGGTTCAGAATTACTACCTCCGATGGAATAAACTACTATTTTTTGGATGATGAGCAAACCATTTATAGGACTTCGAATGCAGGACATTCAACACCTGAAACGCAAACTACAGCATGGTACCTCTCTCGGATTGAGCATCCAACAGGTGATAAAATTGAATTTGTGTATGATAGTCAGGGCTACGAATATGTTTCCTCTCAATCAGAAACACTTGATGTTATTTTCCCCGATGGACAAAGAGGGTGTAGTGGGCAATTTTATGGGGGATATACTTATGCAACAATATTAAACCACTCCCAGATACGCGGTAAAGTCTTGAAGGAAATAAAGAGTAACAATCCTTACAGCGGGAGGTTAAACTTTGAATCAACGTTTCAGCACCCAGACCCTGACTTGGGTGGTTATAAACTGATAAACGCAATAACAGTTAGCGATAAAGACAATAATATTGTTGAACAAAATTCCTTTCAATACATTACAACTAGTAATTATAGAGTATTCCTAAGTAAGATTACTTTTAAAGATCCTTCAAAGAACTATCAGTTTGACTACATCAATTCTGAGGGTTTACCTAAACGACTCTCGTTTAGTCAGGATCATTGGGGATACTACAATGGACAACAAAACACACATTTAGTTCCTCATATAACAGACCATTTTGCCTTCATGCTTCGGGATGGAGCCAATAAGGAAGTAAATAGTACTGTCTCAATGAATGGGATATTAAGAAAAGTGATCTATCCTACAAAAGGTTATAATTTGCTGGAATACGAACAGAACTCATACTATGGTAGCAAGGTAATACCTGCTCATGGAACATCTATAGATTTAGAAGCAATAACCCCTGACGAGTTTGGATCTTCCTATGACCAAGTTCAAACTATACATGTTGGATTCAACCAAACACTTTCAGTTAACGTAGTTGTCAACTTCAATATAGCCTGCGATACTACATTGAATACCGGATTTCATACCGCTGCAACGCTTACCGTTAAAAATCTCCAAACCAATGAGATTCTAAACTTTTCCACTCGAAATAGTAGCGGGATTTATATCCCTCGCGAAGAAGGAAACTTGTTTTCACCAGGGGGCATTCATAATAACTGCTTTTTAACAAATGTTCCCGTTGGTGATTATGAAGTAAAACTTCATCCAACTTATCAGTGCGTATTCTCAAGTGCACATTTATCCTATTATGATCAACCTGAAACCACCATTCAAGCCAATATCGAAACAGGGGGTATACGAATAAAAAGGGTGACAGCCCATGATCCTGTTCAAAATATTGATAATGTTACCCGTTACTACTATGGCCCTATGAATAACCTTACACAGTTTAGTGCCGATGAAGGACAAAAAGCGTATTACATATCAAATAGTATAGAAAGATTTCCATGTATAGCTGCGGGGGAGCATGCCGATATTGAACATGTTATTCTTAGTTCGAGCAGTTTAACAAACCTATTCAACACAGGAAGTAATAATATATACTACCCATATGTTACACTTAGCCAGGGTGGAGATAATTTTGAGAATGGAGGTGAGGAGCATGAATTCATTTTACACCGAGATAGTCCTGGAAATTCTAGATGGGGTGAAGATATCAAAGGTGCCCCTTGGACAAATTTTGGTTGGGACAACGGGTTAGAGAAAAACATTAAGGTTTTTAAAAAAGATGCCAGCAATGGTTTGGTTGTTTTAAATGAAACTAATAATCACTATAAAACGGATGAACGAAATTATAGTGAGGTATCTGGTTTTTCGGTTAGAAAAAAATTCGAAATGGTTTTAGGTGCAAATCCAGTTTATACTTGTACGGATGATGATGTCACTTCAAAAACCATTGATTTTTATTGCTCAACAGACCATGTTCATTCTTGGTATTTAGGAGAACCCATGCTATGCATAGCCAGAAATGCCAATAATACATTCCGATTTATTTATCATCCATGTTACGGACTGGCACCATACACAGTAATCACTCTTCCGCAAAACCTCTCTAACCTTGATATAACAGAATATAAAAATCTCTCCTACTGGAACTACCTCGATAGTACTGCAACCAAGCAGTACGATATTAACGGTGAGAACCCCGTTACGACTACAACTCGCTATTTCTACGACAACCCATCTCATATCCAACTCACACGCACAGAGACTACTGGTAGCGATGGTAAAACTATAACAACCAAAACTCATTACCCCGATGATGACCTAACCAGCCTAGGATTTACCTCAACCCAAAATCAGCTAATTAAACGGTTAGGTGGTGGAGAAAACGGTCTACACCGTATAGCAGAAGCCGTTCAGACCGAGCAGATGGTTGATGGCAATATAACATCCACTCAACGAACCCTTTATAAGGATTGGGTTCAAAACGGCGATACCCTCATCCTCCCTGAGATAATTCAAACATCAACAAGAGGTAGCAGTTTGGAAAACCGTGCCAGATATAAACAATACGATGAACATGGGAATCCACTTGAGGTATCAAAGGAAAATGATGTTGTTAGCTCATACTATTGGGGTTATGGCTACCGTTTCCCTGTAGTAAAGGCAGATAATATCTCCTATAATATTCTGGCAACAGCCATTCAAAACTCGCTGCCTGCCAGCTTTACCTCTTTGGATGCACTTCTCGATGTAATTGTTTCATCGGGAGCATCAGATTCGCGATGGACTCTATTCAACAGAAACCTAAGGGCTAACTCCTCTCTCAGTGGCAGGATGATTACCACCTATACCTTTAGCCCAATGATAGGCATCACCTCTCAAACCGATCCCAACGGTATCACTACCTACTACGAGTACGACAGTTTTGGAAGGCTTTACCAAATCAAGGATCACGAGGGTAACATCCTAAAGAGATACGATTACAACTATAAACAACCTTAA